One Gavia stellata isolate bGavSte3 chromosome 31, bGavSte3.hap2, whole genome shotgun sequence genomic window, TGCAGCAGCAACCCAGCTGATTCAGGAGCTCACATGCAGCAGCTCGCTCCATCCCCTCTCTGCTCGCTCCCGGCCGTGCAGTGCCACTGCGTGGCTGCCGCACTCCATCCAGCATCACACTCACCGCAGCCCAGCCAGCCTCTCCCCGCGACACCGGCTGAGCACGCAGCTCCCGTGTGCTGCAGACAACAGCTATTTTATCCCCGGCACAAAGCCACCCTCAGTATTTATGTTCAACCCAAACCTTTGTCTGGCGCGGATGAGCCACGCTATCATTgacagcttgcctgtgtgccgGAGCTGCTCACCAGCCTGCCCTGAGCCATAGAATACGTCTCATTCTTTCCCCTTTGCTCTCATCAGCTGCAAATTAGTAGAGCTTAATTGCCTTGAATATTCCTATAATTGCAgaattccttttcctttgctctgtAACATAGGCACATTGCAGGAGCCATGTTAGCCAGATGCTTGCAGGTATCTCgtgaggcagctgcctggctctgcagcaCACACCCACCCTTGGGAATGCTCATTCAACCTTTGTCCCCAAAACCCATCACCTGCTGAAGGATTTCAGGAATTCACTGGACTTTGGAACTTCTTCTCTTACACATGTTTTCAAAACCTGCATTACTGAGTGCCGACAGATGCCATCTGTTCGTGAAGGTATCCTCATGCCCTAACCACAGGCTCTCCCTCAAGACAAACTGTAACTGAGGGAGTAAGTAGGTggaaaaaaggtcaaaaaaagTTGGGACAAACACTTTTAAGCCATCAGACATGTTTTTAGTATACTAGATCCTCCTTCCTCCGGAATAAATGAACAGTCTTTCAAGCTCTGTGTGACAATCAAAGCCATTGTTAATACTGAGGATATAGGATTTGTAACTTAAGTGTCTCTCCTGGTGAAAAACATACTGCAGGAACCAGCTTGGACATTTAcatgaggttttaaaaaaaaaaaattgagctaATGTCTTTATCTACCTCAAGGACTTGTACTTCTGTACAAGAGACAGCTTGAATTAGAGCATAGTGCAACATTTAATAGAAGACCTGAGAGCCTCAGGCTTTTATCAGTCGGAACACACTCTGGTTTACAGAGGCAGTGTCGGTGCAGCTCAGCACATCAGGGCACAACTCTTTAAAGATGAACAGCAAGatcagcagaaaggaaaggtgCTTTCTTCCCTTGTTAAGTGACTGGTTTTGATGTGCACATTGTTCAGCAAAGGAAGGCGTGTTTGGGTTTACCTCTGCTCTGTGGCATATGTCAGGAAGAATCCTGGATCTCCCCGTTTCACACTGTTCTCAGCCTCTTACCTTCACCAGCCATGCTGCAACCCCCAGCAGGGAAACCTTACAGTTAATTCACAGAGAGGGACTGACACCTGGGATTTAAGCAGAGCCATGCCCCAGGCTGTCTGCACAGAATACCTGAATAAACCTACCCAGGCCCCCCTCACCCTTAGTAGTACTGTTCATACAGAAAATTTAAAGTCAACACATGCCTAAGCTCATTTTCAAGAAGCCTTTCAAGGTTTCTCAGCCTCCTCTAGTGCAAACTACCCATCGAGACGCATATGGAAAGGGTGGTATCACATCATCCTCCAACATTCCTGCTAAGCCTTTGCCCATGACTGCACCACCCACCTGCTCGTGGCACAAAGCATGCCGTCCTGAAGATGAAGGCCAAATCCCAATAAACAGAAGCAACCACCGGCTCTAGCAATAACGTAGGGGTGGCCCAAGTGGCCGTCGCTGCATGCAGAGATGGAAGCGAGAAGCGTTTTCAGCACGTTATGAAGTAGTTTCATTCATGTAAACAGAACCCCCAAGTGGCAAAGGACATCTTAGCCACTGCTGAAAGACCTAAAGTTGTTTTcaaccacagaatcacaaaagCTTCTATTTTGTTCAACACCTtccatatttaatttatttagatATTCTCTACATTAAAGTATTCTCATGCCAACACTTCCAACCTCCCATCCCTACCTCAAGAAAAATAGACTTGACACAGCTTTGGGGTGGAATGCACTGGAATAAAGTTGCTATTGCATCCAAGTTACAGAGAACACTGAACAAACTATAGAAAGAACTGCACATAGGAGACGTCAGGGAAAGCTGGAATTAGTACACTATCATTCGAGTCACGTTAGCACCTTCCTAGACTAGCACTGAAGGCGTTTAGAGAGGTGCAACATGCTTTGGTTAGCTAGACCAGAGCTTAGACTACATTAAGcctgggaaaaaagcaagaaagcctCTGCCAGCACTGGGCTCAGAGCCTCATCTGAaccaatttgaaaaaaacaacactgaatTGACTAGCCAAGTTTGCAGTGTTTGGGAATGCTGAGCTCTCCTGGCTAGCCAAATCTGTGCCTGGAGTGCAAACCACAACAGTTTCAAACAGAACCCAGGACCCAGTGCCACCTAGAGCATGCTTTATAGCAGAATTCAAAATATCCATTCACACATTAAGTTGCTTTCTCCTGTTGCATCGTTTAGTACAAGACATTTGAAGCTGACCTCCCACCAGTACAACTGTGTCAGGTATAAGAGTTTTCACATCTCGTATAATCCCCTTCAGTAGCAGCACAAAGCCTTGAATTACCTACAGTTTCGCCCATTGGGACACTACTGGTCTCAGAATGCTTTAGCTGCTGTTTTGCCTCTGGCATTTCcagaattcaaagaaaaaaaaaggtaagtagGAAACTTACTCAGCAAACTTCAATTTAAACCCTTTAATTCGGTAATTAAGCCTTATGGTGCTATCTTTAGGTAGCAACCCACTGGCCTGTGACCTCTGAAAAGACCCTTTGCTACTGCAAAAGCACCTAGCGTGCCTACTAGCATCCTCAGTTCATGCATACCTTTAAGAATCTTAAGCCATAGTTGAAAAATCAGTGacttgcatttttcagaaaggTATGTTGTCATGTACCACGCTTTCCACACATTAGCCTGGTCTTCAGGCACAACAGCAGGACAGCAGAGTGCCACCTGTTCTACCAGCAGCGTGGCAACTGCGTATGATCGGATTGAGCAGATGCTTTGGACAAAGAAGTCACATTCActctttcatgttttctaaACCATGTGTGCCTGGTTTGAAAGTAAAGATTTGCAATTTCTGGTAATCCTCAGACATTCCCTTGAAATGTCTACAAAAGGTCCAGTTGAAAATACAAGCTTCGTGATAGCTATTGCACATTTGTAAGAGCTGGcctaaatattttcctgatgaTCCAGGCTTTGGAAGAagggatattttaaaaactggtaTCAGTGTACATCGGAACACTGGCACAAATGTCACCTATTCTTGGTTTTAATTGTAAGGGCGACAAGTAAACACcaacacatgaaaaaagaaaacaaacagcatttcACAGAGCAAGGAGTTAGAGATGAAGCTGTGGCTAGTGTTTTGCAGTCGAATCTCGAGGATAGAATTCAGCCAGTGTAGTCTGAGGAATTCTCTTCAACATCTCCTTGGGGAAGATTCGCAAAAGCTGCCATCCAATGTCCAAGGTCTCGTAAACAGTGCGATTTTCATAAGGACCTGCAGAAAGCAACcacagactgaaacacaggGCAGGAAAGTGTCTCACCATCAGGCAGATCTGAGAACAAGACCTTCTTGGTGTTAATGCATACTGTCTGTTTCAAGAACATCACACTTACCCTGAGCAATGAAGTTCTTCTCAAACTTCTGCAGAAACTCCAGATAAAGAAGATCGTCTGAGGTAAGAGCTTCCTCACCAACTACAGCCTTCATGGCCTGTACATCCTTTCCAATAGCATAGCAGGCATACTAGAAGGCATAGAAACAGAAGTGCTTTTACCTTGATCATCCATGTAACGACTTCTGTTCAAACCCAAGCAAACGATCTCACTTGACTACACTGAGCACTCAGTCAATACTTTTAAATCCGCCTGAGGAATGTTCTGGATTGCAACTGTTTGGCATGCCCTTTACAGGCTCTTTAGTGAGAGGTGTCTTTGAAATATGCCTCTGCTCTGAAGAGGTTTTTACATACCAGTTGGTTGGATACATCTGCATGATCCTTCCTGGTCATACCCTCTCCAATAGCTGACTTCATCAGTCGAGACAAGGAGGGCAAGACATTAATAGGCGGgtaaatctggaagaaaaagacatcAAAGAATTTCAACATTAATACTTCAAAAAGTACAGAATAATCTTAAACGCGTTCTAACCGGTGTGGTACGCACCTGTCTGTTATGCAGCTGTCTGTCCACATAGATTTGTCCCTCAGTGATGTATCCAGTCAAGTCAGGGATAGGGTGAGTAATATCTGTGGAAAAAATAGTTCGACAGTTTTCAGACCTTTATATCCATTCTAGCACTGATGCAGCAGCTTTTTGCAGTTAAATGACTTCTAAAGTAAGATACTATCAGTTAGTACTCCAACATATCACTACGTGCTCTTATGCAAGGattgttttaaatgctgtaaGCACTCCTGATAGAGGGCTGGAGAATGGTCCTGAAGTCTGAAATGGGCAAAGCATTTCTATTAGCAATACAGACAGAGAAGACAGCTAAAAGAACTGCAATATTCAAATGGAAACCTAAAGGTCACAGGACCTCCTATCTTGCTGTGTGTCATGTCCAAAATAAGGCAGCTTGCACTAAAGCAGTCCTAAAGtgctatttattaaaaacacttgaaaataacTCACCATCATTGGGCATGGTAAGAATAGGAATCTGTGTAATGGAACCATTTCTGCCTTCCACACGCCCAGCACGCTCATATATAGTAGCCAAGTCAGTGTACATGTAACCTGGGAAACCACGACGGCCAGGCACTTCCTCTCTAGCTGCCGAAACCTGAGGCAATCCAGAAAAACGTTTCCAAGAAACCAGATCACTCACACAGACTTGCTGTCTCCCCTAATTAAGCTACACTAGTGACTTAAAGTACCTCTTCCTGCAGGTGATATGAAAATACAGCCCCACAAACCTCTATTAAGAGAGGTATGTCATCACAACCATGTATGACAAGATACCAAGGCAAACCAGAAACTAATATTTGACTGGTGGTATTCAGCAGTTTGATAAGTTTAGTTATCACTGTTTGACTGCTGAACATAATCCTAGACAATCAATAACTAAAAGCCTCACTGGCCATTTAAGAACATTGTAATGAATACTAATTGCAACAGCTTGAGCAAAAGTTTACATTCTCACCTCGTACTATGAATCCTTTCTGCCAAAACCCAGCATGTGAGTTAATAAATACATACCTCTCGCAGAGCTTCAGCATAAGAGCTCATATCTGTCAGAATGACCAACACATGCTTCTCACACTGATATGCCAAGAACTCCGCTGTTGTTAGAGCTAGACGAGGTGTGATAATGCGTTCGATGCTGAAATAGAACAGTATGGCATTATTTATGACAAGTGCTTTAAGGCTGCAAGGTAACAGTCTGAAGttacaaatactttaaaacGGTCTGAAAATCTGCTACGTGCACCAACTGGAGTACCAGCATTTCATATTCAACTTTGCTGCAAAAAGTCAATGTAAGTGACATCTGGCAGGACACCAACGAGGCTTCAGCTTCCAGTTTACTTATTCTTCTCAGCCTTTTCCCAACCAACATAACCTAACTACTTACGTTGGATCATTGGCCAGATTCAGGAACAGACACACATTGTCCATGGACCCATTTTCCTCAAAGTCTGATTTGAAGAACCGAGCAGTTTCCATGTTCACCTAAATCACAAAATTAAGGCATCAGTTCCAGACCAGATTTTAGCGTACTACATTTTGCATCATATTAAGGTCTAAATACCTCATTAATCATCCAGAAGCAAAGCTCTCTGTATCATGAAGATTCCCCTACATGGCCAACAGAATGAGTTATTTCTAGAATTCCAGGCTAGAAATTTTAAGTTTAAGATACTTTACCCTGATCAGACGCACTTTGTTACAGTACTTCTGGCCATTTGGGATTTTCAGCCATTCAGCCAGCCAGTTTAGCACTGTTTAGTTATATACATAAGACCTACTtagaatactttaaaaacagtaatgTTCAGCTACTCTCAGCACTGGCTTATTTATTACTCAAGTATCATTCTCCTCCAGTAATACTGACTTACACCCATAGCAGCAAACACAATGGCAAAGTTTTCTTCACTGTAGTCCATCACATCTTTGGATTTCTTCACCAAGCCAGCTTGGCGACATATCTGAGCTGCaatctaggaaaaaaagtgtttcagtcTGTCTGTATATTTGATGCTATTACACAGACCAGAACTTAACTTAGTTTACTTTTTAACCCCAGTGAAATGCAAGCCACTAACTAGAGAGTAGCTTCGAGTACTCACCTCGTTGTGGGGCAAGCCAGCAGCTGAGAATATGGGGATTTTCT contains:
- the ATP6V1B2 gene encoding V-type proton ATPase subunit B, brain isoform, whose protein sequence is MAAVRAVRGLVNGAGPGGPRDQVAALTRDYLSQPRLTYKTVSGVNGPLVILDQVKFPRYAEIVHLTLPDGTRRSGQVLEVSGSKAVVQVFEGTSGIDAKKTSCEFTGDILRTPVSEDMLGRVFNGSGKPIDRGPIVLAEDFLDIMGQPINPQCRIYPEEMIQTGISAIDGMNSIARGQKIPIFSAAGLPHNEIAAQICRQAGLVKKSKDVMDYSEENFAIVFAAMGVNMETARFFKSDFEENGSMDNVCLFLNLANDPTIERIITPRLALTTAEFLAYQCEKHVLVILTDMSSYAEALREVSAAREEVPGRRGFPGYMYTDLATIYERAGRVEGRNGSITQIPILTMPNDDITHPIPDLTGYITEGQIYVDRQLHNRQIYPPINVLPSLSRLMKSAIGEGMTRKDHADVSNQLYACYAIGKDVQAMKAVVGEEALTSDDLLYLEFLQKFEKNFIAQGPYENRTVYETLDIGWQLLRIFPKEMLKRIPQTTLAEFYPRDSTAKH